From the genome of Gammaproteobacteria bacterium:
TTATCCTCGACGCTAAGGTTTAATCCGCTGGTATTCATGATCCCGCCGTGGCCGGAAATTTATTGTCAAGATACCGAAAGGAAACATACGCTTTCTGAAGCGATGGTGGAATACCGGCGGTTAATAGCATTTTATCCGAATCAAGGTTACCAGGTATTAGAGGTTCCTAAAGTTAGCGTGAAAGAGCGTGCGGCATTTATTGTTGCCAAAATAAAAGCACTAGAGAATGGTCCCTAAAAAATCATCCTAATTCTTCTTTAAATTATCTGCTTTATCTTTTATCTCTGCCAATGCGAAGCCCTACACAGGCTGTTAATACATCTCCCGACCCTGCTGCGCTTGTTTATCTTTCCGCTATCGTGGTTCATTAAAGAAAATAAAATCACGCTCGTTGTAAAGATATCAAATATCGTTTAATATCTTTAAATATCTGATATCGAATATTTTTGATATCAAGCCTTACTTTTTCAGGAGATCCTTCACATGCGCCGAGATACCATTACCTACGATGTTTTTTGCCAGACTGTTCAAAAAATGCAGTTGGCGGGAGAAAAAATCTCCGTCCGCACCATCCTCAGCCATATTGGCGGTGCTTTTGGAACGATTGCCACCTTCCTAAACCGGTGGAAGAAAGAACAATCTTATGCTCAGTCAGTGATTGATCGCGATTTATCCGCCAGCCTCAGAAAAGCCATATTGGCGGAAATAGGCCAAGCCGTGGCTGAAACGAAAGAGCAGTCCCAGTCTCAGATAGATCAAACCAACGAACAACTTGAAGAGACATTAGAAACGCTTGCCAGGCAAGAAGCCACATTAGATGCGTATGAAGCCCAAACCAAACAATTGGAACAACAGCTCAGCACGGCAACCTCAATACAGGCTCAGCAGCTGGATAGGATTGCCTTGCTTGAAAAGAAACTGGAAGACTATTTGCAAAATCAACATGAAACAGACAAGCGGGCTGCTGTTGCAGAGGCTCGGTGTCAAGAACTGGAAAAGCAACTCAGCCGGCTAGAAAAAGCAGCTAATCGGCCAAAACTAAAAGCTAGAGCACTAGCATGAAATCTATCTTACTTGATTTACCTATGCCAATTATGACGCCACGTCTTTTAATAAGACCGTCACGAGTAGGCGATGGAACTGTAGTCAATGCCGCTATTTTAGAGTCGTTTGCTACACTGCATCAATTTATGGATTGGGCTAAAGAAAAACCCACACTGGAGGATTCTGAGGAGCAAGTACGCATTGCAGCTGCCAATTGGATTTTAAAGAAAAACGAAGAACCCTGGCTGCAATTATTTATTTTTGATAGGCATAGTGAGCAATTTATTGGCGCAACTGGCTTTCACTCGATTGATTGGGAAGTTCCGCGAGTCGAGACGGGTTACTGGATAAGAACCTCCTGCCAAGGCCAAGGCTATATGACCGAGGCTATCAATGCCATCACTCAATATGCTTTTAAGCAGTTAGCAGTAAAACGTATGGCCATTACTTGCGATAGCAAGAATGTTCGCAGCAAAAAAATTCCTGAGCGTTTGGGTTATCATTTAGAAGCCACACTTAAGGCACACAGGATAGCTATTAATGGTAAGCTCAGCGATACGCTGGTGTATGCTTGTTATGATATAAAGAACCTTCCTTCGCTATCCGTGGCATGGGATTAGCGTGATTAACCGATAATCGGCAATATTAATTTACCTTCAAAAGGAGATGGCA
Proteins encoded in this window:
- a CDS encoding GNAT family N-acetyltransferase, with the protein product MKSILLDLPMPIMTPRLLIRPSRVGDGTVVNAAILESFATLHQFMDWAKEKPTLEDSEEQVRIAAANWILKKNEEPWLQLFIFDRHSEQFIGATGFHSIDWEVPRVETGYWIRTSCQGQGYMTEAINAITQYAFKQLAVKRMAITCDSKNVRSKKIPERLGYHLEATLKAHRIAINGKLSDTLVYACYDIKNLPSLSVAWD
- a CDS encoding DNA-binding protein produces the protein MRRDTITYDVFCQTVQKMQLAGEKISVRTILSHIGGAFGTIATFLNRWKKEQSYAQSVIDRDLSASLRKAILAEIGQAVAETKEQSQSQIDQTNEQLEETLETLARQEATLDAYEAQTKQLEQQLSTATSIQAQQLDRIALLEKKLEDYLQNQHETDKRAAVAEARCQELEKQLSRLEKAANRPKLKARALA